In Methanobacterium petrolearium, the following proteins share a genomic window:
- a CDS encoding helicase-related protein: MVEDLTFITNEDSNKLLERFKTLIDDTQFFDCLVGYFYSSGFNYLYKSLENTERIRILIGISTDKGTFDLIQKSRESQEKLNLSHKETKEEFSDKIVTEMQNSKDSYEVEEGIRKFIEWLQSGKLEIRVFPTERIHAKLYIMSFKEGDRDRGRVITGSSNFTAAGLKDNIEFNVELKNRADYEFSKNKFKELWEQSVDVSEEYVQTVNQKTWLNDSITPYHLYLKFLYEYLKEKINIDKEEIQRGLLPEGFKDLQYQRDAVKDAKLKLEEYGGVFLSDVVGLGKTYIGAMLAQQLEGRTLVIAPPILIDKDNPGSWTNVFGDFGVRGPEFESRGKLDKILERGVDKYLNVIIDESHDFRNEATLGYEKLSRICKGKKVILVSATPMNNTPMDILSQIKLFQKGHKSTLPHPEVRDLDKYFRKLQSRLKSLDRRKDRDAYLQIVQENANDIRENILQYLMVRRTRSSIVKYYGEDLERQGLKFPEVEDPIPIYYHFDKDLDLIFDRTLHLITQEFLYSRYTPLLYLKRKLTQLEAVSQRNMGKFMKILLLKRLESSFFAFKQSVKRFIYSYENFIRHYRKGNVYVSKKYINKVFEFLENDDTDSVLKMLNDDRATKYQASEFEPQFLEDMEHDLKVLKEIDKMWSGVDQDPKLDEFVEVLRNDKNLKTSKILIFTESKETAFYLENELNPLFTNKVMAFSGDSPESDRQTIIQNFDANHRNPNDDYRILISTDVLSQGVNLHRSNVVINYDIPWNPTRMMQRVGRVQRVDTKFDEIFIYNFFPAGQINKSISLEEAAESKIAAFIEMLGNDSRLLTDEEIKSHDLFNRLTSKETITGEEEEEDHELKYLTFLRKIRDEDPDLFEKIKRLPRKARTSRHYPSISENSLVTFFKSGNLRKIYQTINKKSEELDFLEAALILETEAETRSKRIDPEFYDHLDLNKEAFDSVFEVEEEPVRTGGTPSARKLIKIIKATLHVQREFTELDEEYLEDVLQMLDDGILPPVVTKKVIKDLNNINPEPLAILAKIKADIPEEYFQDLNEDVDSVDYSHPREVILSEYLIKGG; the protein is encoded by the coding sequence ATGGTAGAAGATCTTACATTCATTACAAATGAAGACAGTAATAAGCTGTTAGAAAGATTTAAAACCTTAATTGATGATACGCAGTTCTTTGATTGCTTAGTTGGCTATTTTTATTCTAGTGGCTTTAATTATCTTTATAAATCTCTTGAAAACACTGAAAGAATTAGGATTTTAATAGGAATTAGTACTGATAAAGGAACCTTTGATTTAATCCAAAAATCCAGGGAATCTCAAGAAAAGCTTAATTTATCTCATAAAGAAACAAAAGAAGAATTTTCTGACAAAATAGTAACTGAAATGCAGAATTCTAAAGATTCCTATGAAGTAGAAGAAGGCATACGAAAGTTCATAGAATGGCTGCAAAGTGGTAAATTAGAGATAAGAGTCTTTCCTACAGAAAGGATACATGCCAAACTTTACATTATGAGTTTTAAAGAGGGTGACCGTGATAGAGGAAGAGTAATTACAGGATCAAGTAACTTCACTGCGGCGGGATTGAAGGATAACATTGAATTCAATGTAGAACTTAAAAACAGAGCTGATTATGAATTTTCCAAAAATAAATTCAAAGAATTATGGGAACAGTCAGTTGATGTTTCTGAAGAATATGTACAGACTGTAAATCAAAAAACTTGGCTTAATGATTCAATCACACCTTACCATTTATACCTCAAATTCCTCTATGAATACTTGAAAGAGAAAATCAACATTGATAAGGAGGAAATTCAACGAGGTTTACTACCTGAGGGATTTAAAGATTTACAATATCAGCGTGATGCTGTTAAAGATGCAAAACTTAAACTTGAAGAGTATGGTGGAGTATTCCTTTCAGATGTTGTGGGTTTGGGTAAAACATATATTGGTGCAATGTTAGCACAGCAATTAGAAGGGAGAACCTTAGTAATTGCCCCTCCAATTTTGATAGATAAAGATAATCCTGGTTCATGGACCAATGTATTCGGAGATTTTGGAGTTAGAGGTCCTGAATTTGAATCTAGGGGAAAACTAGATAAAATTCTTGAAAGAGGAGTTGACAAGTATCTTAATGTGATTATAGATGAATCACATGATTTTAGAAACGAAGCAACACTGGGATATGAAAAATTATCTCGTATCTGTAAGGGTAAAAAGGTAATTTTAGTCTCAGCTACTCCAATGAACAATACTCCTATGGATATTTTAAGTCAGATTAAATTATTCCAGAAAGGTCATAAGTCAACTTTACCTCATCCAGAAGTACGTGATCTGGATAAATACTTCCGTAAACTACAGAGCCGCCTTAAATCTTTAGACAGGCGAAAAGATAGGGATGCATACCTACAAATAGTCCAAGAAAATGCAAATGATATACGCGAAAATATCTTACAATACTTGATGGTAAGAAGGACTCGTTCAAGTATTGTTAAATATTATGGTGAGGATCTTGAAAGGCAAGGTCTAAAATTCCCTGAAGTTGAGGATCCTATACCAATTTACTATCATTTTGATAAAGATTTAGACTTAATTTTTGATCGAACACTACATTTAATAACTCAAGAATTCCTTTACTCAAGATACACCCCACTATTATATCTAAAACGAAAACTCACTCAACTAGAAGCAGTTTCACAGCGCAACATGGGCAAATTCATGAAAATACTACTTCTAAAACGATTAGAAAGTAGTTTTTTTGCTTTCAAACAGTCTGTTAAACGTTTTATTTATTCTTATGAGAATTTTATTCGCCATTACCGAAAAGGGAATGTTTACGTTAGCAAAAAATATATTAATAAAGTATTTGAATTCTTAGAAAACGATGATACAGATTCAGTTTTGAAAATGCTCAATGATGATCGAGCTACCAAATACCAAGCTTCAGAATTCGAACCACAATTTTTAGAAGACATGGAACACGACCTGAAAGTCTTAAAAGAAATAGATAAAATGTGGTCTGGCGTGGATCAGGACCCCAAATTGGATGAATTTGTAGAAGTCTTAAGAAATGATAAAAACCTAAAAACCAGCAAAATACTAATTTTCACAGAATCCAAAGAAACAGCATTTTATTTAGAGAATGAACTCAATCCATTATTTACAAATAAAGTTATGGCCTTTTCTGGTGACTCTCCAGAATCTGACCGGCAAACTATTATTCAAAACTTTGATGCTAATCACCGTAACCCCAATGATGATTACCGTATTTTAATATCTACAGATGTACTCTCACAAGGTGTTAACTTACATCGATCTAACGTAGTTATCAACTATGATATACCCTGGAACCCTACTAGAATGATGCAAAGAGTAGGAAGGGTCCAGAGGGTAGACACCAAGTTCGATGAGATATTTATCTACAACTTCTTCCCTGCAGGACAGATAAATAAAAGTATCAGCCTGGAAGAAGCTGCTGAATCAAAGATTGCTGCTTTTATTGAAATGTTAGGTAACGATTCCAGACTTTTAACTGATGAAGAAATAAAATCTCATGACCTTTTCAACAGATTAACATCTAAAGAAACTATCACTGGAGAAGAAGAGGAAGAGGATCATGAACTTAAATATTTAACTTTCCTCAGGAAAATTAGGGATGAAGATCCTGATTTATTTGAAAAGATAAAAAGATTACCCAGAAAAGCAAGAACCAGTAGACATTATCCTTCAATAAGTGAGAATTCTTTGGTTACATTCTTTAAAAGTGGTAATCTGAGGAAGATCTATCAAACAATCAATAAAAAATCAGAGGAGTTAGACTTCCTGGAAGCAGCCCTTATTCTAGAAACAGAAGCTGAAACAAGATCAAAACGAATCGATCCAGAGTTTTATGATCATTTAGATTTAAACAAAGAAGCGTTTGATTCTGTTTTTGAAGTGGAAGAGGAACCTGTGCGAACTGGTGGTACACCTTCGGCTCGTAAACTAATAAAGATTATTAAAGCTACTTTACATGTTCAAAGAGAGTTTACGGAATTAGATGAAGAATATTTGGAGGACGTTCTTCAAATGCTTGATGACGGTATTTTACCGCCGGTTGTAACTAAAAAAGTTATTAAAGATTTGAATAATATCAACCCTGAACCTCTTGCTATTTTAGCGAAAATTAAAGCTGATATTCCTGAAGAATATTTCCAAGATTTAAATGAAGATGTTGATAGTGTTGATTATTCTCATCCAAGAGAAGTGATTTTATCTGAATATTTGATTAAAGGTGGGTAA
- a CDS encoding Eco57I restriction-modification methylase domain-containing protein, giving the protein MDHKNAVALLEETFEQEFDIDRFAIFIKELFNHFKVSIHDVPFWKEYYDYVDSVNSLGVYRDSDKNSIEVFAIKLKRASSRDRARTMQRNLIARYLTKFNLDAALVAFYGDDPEDWRFSFVKMEYELTKDEKGNLKVTEELTPARRYSFLVGKNEPNHTCKIQFLGLIKEEDADPLISQIEETFSIENVTKEFFNEYKELYLKLKESLEKSIENDEVILQDFENKVIKTSDFAKKLMGQIVFIYFLQKKGWLGVEKGKEWGTGPKKFLRKLFNGEIIEYDNFFNDVLEHLFYDALSSKHDEDYYNKFECKIPFLNGGLFEPINDYDWRTTDIQLKNDIFEEILDTFDLYNFTVKEDEPLEKEVAVDPEMLGKVFENLLEIEDRKSKGAFYTPREIVHYMCQESLVSYLNTNSDISREDIENLIRLGDVALGSIIKEQEQIKKYKKSYIKPVLPSSIRDNHAELDKLLCEIKIVDPAVGSGAFPVGMMNEIIRARTILSLYSGKNVTNYELKLETIENCLYGIDIESSAVDIAKLRFWLSLIVDEEDVTTIDPLPNLDHKIMCGNSLIEEFKGKKLFDDNLLVKIPEDSSREIEEIQKQIDELHRELGEILTGKNNVDNRKDEIKRETKKLKKIIKKLQKTGDDQTNQFTLDQKFNKRIKKSQIKLKELKKLQRLYFKEQDPDLKKNYREDIDVIEWELINETLKEAGNDEAIVKLDEYKKNRSKPFFLWKLYFAEVFQREKPGFDVVIANPPYIRQEKIRELKPLLKNKYKTYTGVSDLYVYFFENGVNVLRSGGILTFISSNTWMRTKYGKKVRSFFSKDLNPLILINFEDAQIFSSAIVETSIIIVQKTMNQNSLKAAVFGDDFKEYNSISRYLDVKKVILEQLDSDPWIILPKEHLKIKIKLENNSPKLKDIPNLNFYRGILTGYNDAFIIDKKTKDELVNEDSKSSEIIKPLLRGRNIGRWFKDFKEIYLIFTRRGIDINEYPAIKKYLEQFKERLNPKNHGQKIGRKPGDYEWYEIQDTIAYYKEFYKEKLVWLAITDQPKFALDNGSFVIAPAYIMVSNFNRYLLAILNSKVSEWYLDKITSSTGMGTNQWTKIFVEQLPIKEAPKKEQKILEELVDEILKFDVQNLDDPNNRLVIDKIEDKINQRVYDLYGMTNEEIEIIENNLKRH; this is encoded by the coding sequence ATGGATCATAAAAATGCGGTAGCACTACTAGAAGAAACTTTTGAACAAGAATTTGATATAGATCGTTTTGCAATCTTTATAAAAGAACTTTTTAATCATTTTAAGGTTTCTATTCATGATGTTCCTTTCTGGAAAGAATATTATGATTATGTTGATAGTGTAAATTCTCTTGGTGTATATCGTGATAGTGATAAGAATTCTATTGAAGTTTTTGCTATAAAACTAAAAAGAGCTAGTTCGCGAGATAGGGCGCGGACCATGCAGAGAAACTTGATTGCCCGATATTTGACTAAATTTAATTTAGATGCTGCTCTAGTGGCTTTTTATGGAGATGATCCTGAAGATTGGAGATTTTCTTTTGTTAAAATGGAATATGAACTTACTAAAGATGAAAAAGGTAACCTTAAAGTTACTGAAGAATTAACACCAGCAAGACGTTACTCTTTCCTCGTTGGTAAGAACGAACCGAACCACACCTGCAAAATACAATTTTTAGGGTTAATTAAAGAAGAAGATGCTGATCCTCTCATATCTCAAATAGAAGAAACTTTCAGCATTGAAAATGTTACTAAAGAGTTCTTTAATGAATATAAAGAGCTTTATTTGAAACTTAAGGAATCTTTAGAAAAATCAATTGAAAATGATGAAGTTATTTTGCAAGATTTTGAAAATAAAGTTATTAAAACTTCTGATTTCGCAAAGAAACTTATGGGTCAAATTGTTTTTATTTATTTCTTACAAAAGAAGGGGTGGCTTGGGGTTGAAAAAGGAAAAGAATGGGGCACAGGTCCTAAAAAATTCCTAAGAAAACTATTTAATGGAGAGATTATTGAGTACGATAATTTTTTCAATGATGTTTTAGAACACCTTTTTTATGACGCATTATCTTCTAAACATGATGAAGATTACTATAATAAGTTTGAATGTAAAATTCCTTTCCTTAACGGTGGTCTTTTTGAACCGATTAATGATTATGATTGGAGAACAACGGATATTCAACTAAAAAACGATATTTTTGAAGAAATCTTGGACACATTTGATCTATATAATTTTACAGTTAAAGAAGATGAACCTTTAGAAAAGGAAGTTGCTGTTGACCCTGAAATGTTAGGTAAGGTTTTTGAAAATCTATTAGAAATTGAAGACCGTAAATCAAAGGGTGCTTTCTATACTCCTAGGGAAATTGTACATTATATGTGTCAGGAAAGTCTTGTTAGTTACTTAAATACAAATTCAGATATAAGTAGGGAAGATATTGAAAATCTGATTCGTTTAGGTGATGTTGCTCTAGGTTCAATCATTAAGGAACAAGAACAGATCAAAAAATACAAAAAATCTTACATCAAACCAGTCCTACCTTCTTCAATTAGGGATAATCATGCAGAACTTGATAAACTTCTTTGCGAGATAAAGATAGTTGATCCTGCAGTAGGTTCAGGAGCATTTCCTGTAGGTATGATGAATGAAATCATTAGAGCAAGGACTATTCTATCTTTATATTCCGGTAAAAATGTTACTAATTATGAATTGAAATTAGAAACTATCGAAAACTGTCTTTACGGTATTGATATAGAATCCTCTGCTGTTGATATAGCCAAACTAAGATTTTGGCTTTCATTAATTGTCGATGAAGAAGATGTTACAACAATTGACCCTCTGCCTAACTTAGACCATAAAATAATGTGTGGTAACAGCCTTATTGAAGAATTTAAGGGGAAAAAACTCTTTGATGATAATTTATTAGTTAAAATTCCAGAAGATAGCTCTAGAGAGATTGAAGAAATTCAGAAACAGATTGATGAGCTTCACAGGGAGCTTGGTGAAATTTTAACTGGCAAAAATAATGTTGATAATCGAAAAGATGAAATAAAACGTGAAACAAAGAAATTGAAGAAGATTATTAAAAAATTACAAAAAACTGGTGATGATCAAACAAACCAGTTCACACTTGATCAAAAATTTAACAAACGGATTAAAAAATCTCAAATTAAATTAAAGGAGTTAAAAAAACTCCAAAGATTATACTTCAAAGAACAGGACCCTGATTTAAAGAAAAATTATCGAGAAGATATTGACGTAATAGAATGGGAACTAATTAATGAAACTTTAAAAGAAGCAGGTAATGACGAAGCCATTGTTAAGTTAGATGAGTATAAAAAGAATAGATCAAAGCCTTTTTTCCTATGGAAATTGTATTTTGCTGAAGTATTTCAACGGGAAAAACCTGGTTTTGATGTTGTTATTGCTAACCCTCCTTATATAAGGCAAGAAAAAATTAGAGAATTGAAACCATTACTTAAAAATAAGTATAAAACCTATACCGGGGTAAGTGATTTATATGTATACTTTTTTGAAAATGGTGTCAATGTTCTAAGAAGTGGTGGAATATTGACTTTTATTTCATCAAATACCTGGATGAGAACTAAATATGGAAAAAAGGTAAGAAGTTTTTTTTCGAAAGATCTAAATCCTTTAATATTAATAAATTTTGAGGATGCTCAAATTTTTTCTTCAGCAATAGTTGAAACTAGTATAATAATAGTTCAAAAGACAATGAATCAAAATTCCTTAAAGGCAGCAGTTTTTGGAGACGACTTTAAAGAATATAACTCTATTTCAAGATATTTAGATGTTAAAAAAGTTATTTTGGAACAATTAGATTCTGATCCTTGGATCATACTTCCAAAAGAACATTTAAAAATAAAAATCAAATTAGAAAATAATAGTCCAAAATTAAAGGATATCCCCAATTTAAATTTTTATCGTGGCATTTTAACGGGGTATAATGATGCGTTCATAATTGATAAAAAAACTAAAGATGAACTAGTGAATGAGGACAGTAAAAGTTCTGAAATAATAAAACCACTATTAAGGGGTAGAAATATTGGTAGGTGGTTTAAAGATTTCAAAGAAATATATTTAATTTTCACTCGAAGAGGTATTGATATTAATGAATATCCTGCTATCAAAAAATATTTAGAACAATTTAAAGAAAGATTAAACCCCAAAAACCACGGTCAGAAAATTGGTAGAAAACCTGGGGATTATGAATGGTACGAAATTCAAGATACAATTGCTTATTATAAAGAATTTTATAAAGAAAAACTTGTATGGTTAGCTATCACTGATCAACCTAAATTTGCACTTGATAATGGTTCATTTGTTATAGCTCCTGCTTACATAATGGTAAGCAATTTCAACAGATATTTATTGGCAATTCTAAATTCTAAAGTGAGTGAATGGTATTTAGATAAAATAACATCTTCCACTGGAATGGGAACGAATCAATGGACAAAAATTTTTG